GAAAATGCAACATCTAAAGCTAATGAAGGTAAATTAATTGCTGATAATATGATTGGTGGATATACTGATTTAAATAGTAAAATTAGTGAAACAATTGAGCTTATCACCGATGTTACTAGTGCAAGTAAAGAACAAGAAACTGGTATTGTTCAAATTAATGATGTGATTAATTCATTAGATCAAGCAACACAAGTAAATGCCTCGTCTGCCTCTCAAATCAGTAATCTAGCTAATGAAGTTTCATCATTATCAACAGATCTTTTAAGTATTGCTGATAGAGCAAGTTTTGATGAAGGTAAAAAAACAGAAATATGTGATATAGATTTAGTATTCCAAATATCAAAACTAAAAAATGATCATATTGTATTTAAAAATGATAATTTTGCAAAAGTTGGTTCAAATACAACTTGGAGTGTAACATCTTGTACTGAATGTGATTTTGGAAAATGGATTGTTAAACAAGAAAGTTCAAATAAATCATTTACAAAAACTTCAAATTGGTCTTCAATGAAAGAGTGTCATGAATTAGTTCACAAAACTGTTCAAGAATATATTAATAAAAATGCACAAAATGCTTCTAATTCTGAACTAGAAGCAATTTCTAAAAAATTAGAAGATAGCACTGCTTGCTTATTTGGTTCAATGGATAAAATAAAAGTAGAACATTGTAAAAACTATGAAGCAGAATCAAAAACTAATCTAGAAGTAAAAGATACAGTAAGTTTAGCAAAACTTGATACTCCAAAGGTTGAAAGTAGACCTAAAACAGTAACTTCTACACCTGTTAGAACAGCTCCTAAAAAAGTTGAACCAAAATCTGCACCAGTAAGACCAGCTCCAAGAAAAGTTGACCCTATTAAACCAACAGCACCTGTTAAGACTATTACTGCAAATAATAATGACGATGATGAGTGGGAAAGCTTTTAAAAGCTTTTCTTCTCCTCTTTATATAAACTAAACTATACTTATAAAATCTAACTAGATTTTCAAAAAGCCTAAAATATAAAAAAATTTGATATAATTGCGATTTTAATAGATGTGTTTTAAACACAAAGGATTATAATGAATAATGAAAAAGTAGAACTACTATCTCCAGCAGGAAACTTAGAAAAATTAAAAATTGCTTTTAAATATGGTGCAGATGCCGTATATGGTGGAGTTAGTCACTTTAGTTTAAGAATAAGAAGTGGAAAAGAATTTACCTTTGAAACTTTCAAAGAAGGAATAGATTACGCCCATGCTCATGGAAAAAAAGTATATGCAACAATCAACGGGTTTCCTTTTAATTCACAAATAGATTTACTAAAAAAACATATTTTAAAAATGGCAGAACTTAAGCCAGATGCATTGATTGTAGCTGCTCCTGGTGTTGTAAAACTTTGTAGAGAATTAGCACCACAGATTCCAATTCATTTATCAACACAAGCAAATGTAATGAATTATTTAGATGCACAAGTATACTATGATATGGGTGTTAGAAGAATAATTGCTGCAAGGGAAATTTCTTTAAGAGATGTATCAGAAATTAAAAAACATTTACCTGATATGGAAATAGAAATTTTCGTACATGGTTCAATGTGTTTTGCGTATTCAGGACGATGTTTAGTTAGTGCAGTTCAAATGGGAAGAGTTCCAAATAGAGGCTCATGTGCAAATGATTGTAGATTTGAATATACTTTATATGCGGCAAATGAAGATCATAGCTCTTTATTTAGATTAGAAGAAGAACCTGGAATTGGAACATATATTTTCAATGCAAAAGATATGAACTTAGCATCACATGTAGATGAAATTTTAGAAGCAGGAACAGTTGATTCAATTAAAATTGAAGGAAGAACAAAATCACCATATTATGCTGCTGTTACAGCATATGCTTATAGATCTGCAATAGATGATTTTTATGCGTCAAAATTTGATGCTTCTAAATATCAACATGAGTTAGCAACTACAAAAAATAGAGGTTTTACGGATGCTTATTTAATTCATAAACCTTTTGAAAAGAATGACACACAAAACCATGAATATGCTTTAAGTAAAGGAAGTTATGAAGTTAGTGGCTTAGTAACAGATGATGAAGAACATTTTTTATGTAAATATAAAACTTATCCAAATGAAGAGACTGAAATTTTCGCACCATTAAATTCTGAAATTGAAGAGTGTGAAAATGAAATTGGTAAGATTTACAAAAAAGATGATGGAAAATACTATGTAAGTTTTAAAAAGATTTTAACTGAGACAAATAAAGAGTTAGAATCAGTACATAGTGGAAATTTAAATAAAATACAATTACCAGGAAAATTGCCATATCTTACGATGTTAAGAGTAGAAAGTGAAGAGATAAGTGAATCATGTGGACAAGGATCTTGTAGTAATTAAATGGTAATTTTTAGAGTAACAGAAAATATTAATATCAAGACCACAGATGGAACTTTAGTCAAATATAATAAACTAAAAAATCCATCTAATCTTTTCAATGAGACTGTGTATGTAACAACTTTTGAAGATTATACTGATTTAAAAAGGGTATTTTCAAATGTTGGAGATAAATATCGTGCTAGAGTTATAGATGAGACAAAAATTAGATATTTAAGTCAGTTTCCTAGAGAGTTAGGAGTTTCTAATTTAAATGAGTATTCTATTACTCAAAATTTAGATTATAAATATAAAGAGTTTAATGCAAATTGTTCTGATGATGATTTGAAATCAATGTATTTAAATGAAAATAAAGTAGACTTAGATAAACAATTAGAGGGTAGTTTAAAAGAAGATATCTCTATTGTAATCATTGGAAACTTAGGACAAAGTATTTCTGAGATGATTTGTTCTTCTACTGCTTTAAGACTTTTAAATGATAAATTGAAGAAGAGATTTAGAAGTGTTAAATTAGATATTTATCTAAATGCTTCAGATAATAAATATTATTCAAGAGATAAATCTATTTTTACAAATCAAAGTTTTATAAATAAAGTTTCTGCTTTATCAATAGATGTAAAACAGATGTGCCAATATGATTTTTTTATAGATGCAAGTTCAGTTTCTAAAAGAAGTTATTATTCACAACTTTCACATATTGATGCATGGCTTTATAAATTTGGAATAGATTATACAAAAATTGATGAAAGAGAAAAATACAATACAATTAATATATCTTTATATCATCCTAAAAAAGAGTTAAAAGAAAAAATAAATAATATAAAACTAAAGGGTAAAACTTTACTTTTTCATCCATACTCTGCAAATATAACTAAGTCAATTCCTAAAGAAATAGCTATAAAACTTTTAAAAGAATTACTTTTAAAACTACCTGATTATACTATTGTTTCAGTATTAAAATTAGAGTCAAAATTTGATAGTGATAGATATGTAGATTTATCATCATATTCTAACGGTTTTTTAGACTATTGTTTTATTGTTTCAAATATGGATAAGATAATTACAGTTAATACTGCAACATATCACATTGCAGATGCTTTTTTTATACCAACTCTTACTATTCTTACTGATTCAAATCTTAATGAAAAAATTCAACATTATACAAATTCTAAAGCAATATATGTAGAAGATAAATCAAAAAATTTTAGTAACTTTGTCTTTCAGACAGATTCTCTTATTTTATACAAGTTTGAAGGTTGGTCAAAACTTAAATCTTCTAGGATTATAAAGTTATTAGAAACATTTTGATATAATACTGCCATTTTAAAAAAAAATCAGGGGTTAAAATGAATTTTGTATCTATTATTATGGGAAGTAAGTCTGACTATGAAATTATGAAGCATTGTGCTGACACTTTCGAAAAGTTTGATGTTAAATATGAGATTGTTATTTCTTCAGCTCACAGAAGTCCAGAAAGAACTAAAAATTATATTAAAGAAGCAGAAGAAAAAGGTGCTGTATCTTTTATTGCTGCTGCTGGTATGGCTGCACATTTAGCTGGTGCTTTAGCTGCTGGTACAACTAAACCAGTTATTGGTGTACCTATGAAAGGTGGAGCAATGGATGGAATGGATGCTATGCTTTCAACTGTTCAAATGCCTGCTGGTATGCCTGTTGGTACTGTTGCTTTAGGTAGATCTGGTGCAGTTAATGCAGCATATTTTGCTATGCAAATTATGGCTATTACTGATAAAGAATTAGCTATTAAATTAAAAGAAGATAGAGTAGTTCAAGCTAAAAAAGTTGAAACTGATTCTAAAAGTATCGAAGTAATACTTTAATGAAGCAAGTTGCACTATTTACACAGCCTAGTTGTAAATGGTGCAATGAAGCAAAAGCTTATTTCAAAGCAAAAAAGATTAGGTATAATCTTATAGATCTTTCCACAAACAAAAAAGCTTTAAACGATTGTAAGAAACATGGCTGCAAAGGTGCACCTGTAGTTTTAATAGAGAATCATTGGATTTGTGGTTTTGACAAAAATAAAATTAATAAAGCATTAGGAATTAAATAGATGGTTACATTTTCGGAAATTCTATTAAAATTACAACAATTTTGGGCACAGCAAGGATGTAATATTGTACAACCATATGATATTCCTGCTGGAGCTGGTACTTTTCACCCTGCTACTCTTTTAAGAAGTTTAGATTCTACTCCTTGGTCAACTGCGTATGTAGCACCGAGTAGAAGGCCAACTGATGGAAGATATGGAGAAAATCCAAATAGACTTGGAGCTTATTATCAGTTTCAAGCGCTAATCAAACCAAGTCCTGATAATATTCAAGATTTATACTTACAATCTTTAGAGTATTTAGGCTTAGATATTTCTAAACATGATATTAGATTTGTAGAAGATAACTGGGAATCTCCAACTCTAGGAGCATGGGGTCTTGGTTGGGAAGTATGGCTTGATGGTATGGAAGTAACACAGTTTACTTACTTCCAACAAGTTGGAGGTCTTCCTTGTGATCCCGTTGCAGTTGAGATTACATATGGAACTGAAAGACTTGCTATGTATCTTCAAGGTGTTGATTCTGTATTTGATATTGTTTGGAATGAGAATGAGTATGGAAAAACTACATATGCAGATGTTCACAAAGAGAGTGAGTATCAGTTCTCTACTTACAACTTTGAAGTAGCAGATGTTGACATGTTGTTTAGACATTTTGATGATGCTTTTAAAGAGTGTAAAGTTTGTTTAGAAAAAGGTTTACCTTTACCTGCATATGATCAATGTATGATTGCTTCTCATGCTTTTAATACGCTTGATGCAAGAAAAGCTATTTCTGTAACGGAAAGACAAAACTATATTCTAAAGGTGCGAGAATTAGCCCAAGGTTGTGCTGTTTTATATAAAGAACAAGAACCTGAAAGATTAAAAAGAATAGGTAGAGCATAATCTTATGAAACTACAAGAAATTTATCAATTTTTAAATGAATTGTCACCTTTTGAACTGCAAGAAAAATGGGATAACTCAGGCTTAATAGTTGGAAGTTTCGAAGATGAAATAGAAAAAGTTTATATTTCTATAGATTTAGATGAAGAAATTTTAGAAACAATTGATGAAAATTCTTTAGTAATAACTCATCATCCTTTAATTTTTTCGCCTTTAAAAAGAGTTAATTTTGATTCATATAGTACTAAACTACTTAGAACTTTGATTCAAAAAAATATTTCTCTTATTTCTATGCATACAAATATTGATACTACACATTTAAACAAATATGTAGCACGAGAAATTCTTGATTTAGATGTTATTGATAGTGAAGGTTATATTTGTTACGCAAATGTAAACGATAGTTTTTCTTCCTTTGCTAATAAAATATCATCTAAATTAGGTTTAGAGTATTTAAAGTATGTTAAGTGTAGTGAAAAAGTAGAGAAAGTTGCGCTTGTAACTGGTGCTGGTATGTCAATGATTGGTGATATTGATGCAGATTGTTTTATTACAGGTGATATAAAATATCATGATGCAATGGAAGCAAAAGCTAGAGGTATTTCATTAATTGACATAAGACACTATGAAAGTGAAAAGCACTTTAGCCCCTTATTAGAGGGACTATTAAGTGAATATTTGAAAAAAAATAAATTAAAAGCTATAATAACAGCTTCAAAAAATCCATTTAAGTTTTGTACCCAAGGAGAAACGGTTGAATAAATATTTACAAGATTTAGTAAAATTATCAAAATTCGATAGTGCTATTAGTATGTTTGAACCAAAGATTGAGAATGAAAAAGCAAAATTATCTACATTTGTAGAGATTGCAGAAACAATTAAATCTCAAATCAATGAAACATATGCACAAATTGATGATGTAAAATCAAAAAGAACAAAGAATAATATCCATTTAGCAGAATTAAAAACTAAATTAGAAGATATTTCAAAAAAGAACAATGAAGTTCAAAATGAAAAAGAGTTAAAAGCTCTACAACTTGAAGAAGAAATTGCTAAAGAGCAGATTTCATTTGCAAATGAAGAGATTATAAGACTTGATGAAATTGCAGCTTCAAAAGAAGAAGAGTTAAAAGAGTTGCAAGGTAAATTATCTGAAGAAGAAGAGTCTATTAAAGAGATTCAAATTTCTGTAGATAATGCTATTGAAGAAATTAACAAAGAAAGAAATGTTGTTTCTCAATCAAGAGGTGAATTATTAGAAAAATTTGATAATAAAATTTTAACTTTTTACCAAAAAATTAGAAGATGGGCTAAAGACTCAGCGGTTGTTCCTGTAATTGACCAAGCGTGTTACGGATGTTACATGAAAATAAATGACAAAACTTATTCGGAAGTTATCAAATCAGAAGAGATTATTAACTGTCCTCATTGTGGAAGAATTTTATATAAAGAAGTAGAAACTGAAGAGGCTTAATATTGAGCCTTTTTAGTATCCTTTATTATATCTTTGCAACGTTAATCTACATACTTGCAATACCCTATCTAATATTAAAATCCAAAAATCCAAAATATAAAGTAGCTATTCCTTCAAAGTTCTTTTTGTCAAATAATGATAGTTTTGAAAAAGAAGGTATTTGGTTTCATTGCTGTTCAATGGGTGAAACAAAAGCTATAAAACCTTTAGTTGATGAATTTGAAGACATTAATATTTCGGTTATTACAAATACTGGGTATGATGAGGCAAAAAACCTGACAAGAAATGTAAGATATTTACCTTTTGAGATTTTTTTACCATTTTGGGTGAAGAAACAAAAAGCACTTGTAGTTATGGAAGCAGAACTTTGGTATATGCTTTTTTTATCTGCAAAA
This genomic interval from Arcobacter sp. LA11 contains the following:
- a CDS encoding glutaredoxin domain-containing protein, whose product is MKQVALFTQPSCKWCNEAKAYFKAKKIRYNLIDLSTNKKALNDCKKHGCKGAPVVLIENHWICGFDKNKINKALGIK
- the purE gene encoding 5-(carboxyamino)imidazole ribonucleotide mutase, whose protein sequence is MNFVSIIMGSKSDYEIMKHCADTFEKFDVKYEIVISSAHRSPERTKNYIKEAEEKGAVSFIAAAGMAAHLAGALAAGTTKPVIGVPMKGGAMDGMDAMLSTVQMPAGMPVGTVALGRSGAVNAAYFAMQIMAITDKELAIKLKEDRVVQAKKVETDSKSIEVIL
- a CDS encoding peptidase U32 family protein; its protein translation is MNNEKVELLSPAGNLEKLKIAFKYGADAVYGGVSHFSLRIRSGKEFTFETFKEGIDYAHAHGKKVYATINGFPFNSQIDLLKKHILKMAELKPDALIVAAPGVVKLCRELAPQIPIHLSTQANVMNYLDAQVYYDMGVRRIIAAREISLRDVSEIKKHLPDMEIEIFVHGSMCFAYSGRCLVSAVQMGRVPNRGSCANDCRFEYTLYAANEDHSSLFRLEEEPGIGTYIFNAKDMNLASHVDEILEAGTVDSIKIEGRTKSPYYAAVTAYAYRSAIDDFYASKFDASKYQHELATTKNRGFTDAYLIHKPFEKNDTQNHEYALSKGSYEVSGLVTDDEEHFLCKYKTYPNEETEIFAPLNSEIEECENEIGKIYKKDDGKYYVSFKKILTETNKELESVHSGNLNKIQLPGKLPYLTMLRVESEEISESCGQGSCSN
- a CDS encoding Nif3-like dinuclear metal center hexameric protein; the protein is MKLQEIYQFLNELSPFELQEKWDNSGLIVGSFEDEIEKVYISIDLDEEILETIDENSLVITHHPLIFSPLKRVNFDSYSTKLLRTLIQKNISLISMHTNIDTTHLNKYVAREILDLDVIDSEGYICYANVNDSFSSFANKISSKLGLEYLKYVKCSEKVEKVALVTGAGMSMIGDIDADCFITGDIKYHDAMEAKARGISLIDIRHYESEKHFSPLLEGLLSEYLKKNKLKAIITASKNPFKFCTQGETVE
- the glyQ gene encoding glycine--tRNA ligase subunit alpha — encoded protein: MVTFSEILLKLQQFWAQQGCNIVQPYDIPAGAGTFHPATLLRSLDSTPWSTAYVAPSRRPTDGRYGENPNRLGAYYQFQALIKPSPDNIQDLYLQSLEYLGLDISKHDIRFVEDNWESPTLGAWGLGWEVWLDGMEVTQFTYFQQVGGLPCDPVAVEITYGTERLAMYLQGVDSVFDIVWNENEYGKTTYADVHKESEYQFSTYNFEVADVDMLFRHFDDAFKECKVCLEKGLPLPAYDQCMIASHAFNTLDARKAISVTERQNYILKVRELAQGCAVLYKEQEPERLKRIGRA
- a CDS encoding zinc ribbon domain-containing protein, which codes for MNKYLQDLVKLSKFDSAISMFEPKIENEKAKLSTFVEIAETIKSQINETYAQIDDVKSKRTKNNIHLAELKTKLEDISKKNNEVQNEKELKALQLEEEIAKEQISFANEEIIRLDEIAASKEEELKELQGKLSEEEESIKEIQISVDNAIEEINKERNVVSQSRGELLEKFDNKILTFYQKIRRWAKDSAVVPVIDQACYGCYMKINDKTYSEVIKSEEIINCPHCGRILYKEVETEEA